Part of the Bacillus sp. THAF10 genome is shown below.
TTTTATGACATTGTGCGCAATAGCACATATCACTTCCTTCATGGCCAAATTCATTATCAATTTGCCAAGCTACAATTGCTTCCTCATTATGATAATGCTCCACCAGCTTGCGAGTAATGGCTGCGCTATAATCTCTGTATACTTTTGAGTTGAAGCAATATTGACGCCTCCCTCCAAAGACACGCTTCTTGCCGTTCTCATCTTCTGATAAGACGGACGGTTCTTTATGGGCAAGCCAGGCTGGAAAAGTGGCAGTAGGTGTACCAAACATAATAGAAAGCTCTTGTTTTTTAGCTATTTCAATCACTTCATCAAAAAATGAAAAATCAAATTCGCCTTCTTTCGGTTCCATCAAATGCCATGCAAATTCTCCGATACGAATGATGTTTGCCCCAAGGTTTTTTATTCCCTTTAAATCTTCCTCGAGCATTTCTTTTGGCCAATGCTCTGGATAATAGTCTACTCCCAAATACATGTTATTCTCCTCCCACCTTCATCTCAAACCACCAAGAAGATTCCCTTCCTGGTTCCACGCTTGAAGCTTTTTTGATTGCATGAGCAACATAGAGATTGTCATACACGCCTGTGCACGGCTCTAAGGCAATATTGTAATCGCCACGATAGCCACCTTGCGTTTTCCAGACGGCAAGATACGGAATTTTCTCAGGTGGATATTCATACATGAGAAAAGCTCCAGTGGCCATATCTTTTACTCCACATTTACCTGACTTTGCTTTTTCCAGAAAATAGTACTTCTCGCAATTCCCAGCTTCAACTGCCTCGACTTTCGATAAATCAAGCAAATCACCAGTTTTGATTGACGTTGTCAAAGGGTAAGAATGGATGGTCCCCCACTCACCAAGATGTTCTGACCCATGCTCTACACTCATGATGGTTTTCATGTGCGATTCTGTAAGAAATTCAGTTGATGTAGAACAATGGAGTAGAGCGTGAGGGGTCCATATATAATAGAACGGACGCTCGTTATCCAAATTGATGACTCGATAGTGAAAATGAAGACCATTACTTTTTAAACGTATGTCTTTACAAAGAATATAAGGAAAAACTGGACTTTTCACCTTTAAAGAAAGAATCTCATTCTTTGTTTCCATTTCCCATGGCAAAGCCCATACCTCTCCATGATCTGGAACCTCTTTACCACTTTCTGGACATAGACAACGGTCAATACTAGGAAAAACATCATCAAAGCCACTAGAATCATAGGCACTGAAATCTGCACCATATGGAGGGATTTCAAGTGATGCTTCTTTTGATTGAAAAAGCCATTCCTTGTTTCTTTTCTTATCGATAAAAGAAGCTAACTTCCCACCATAATCAGGTAGAAAAATCGCTTGAATTGACTCATTTTCCAAAATCACGCATTTTAGACCTTTGAAGGTACTTTTTCTCATACTCCCACCTACTTACAAACTGTTTATAAATTGATCGAGTGCTTCCATTCCATGAACATCCTGTTTAAATACTCCAGCATGCTCCAAAACTTTTTCAAACTTATAACCAACCTCGTTCTTTATAACAACTGGCCAGTCAGCAGGATATACATTTTTATATTTCTTCTTCAATTCTTTGTACCACTCATAATGCTTTTTCATCTTTTCTTCCCAATGATGCACAGGAGTATCTGCAATTAAATACTCCTCAAGCAGCTCCAGTTCCTCCTTCAATCTACCTGGTAATACAGCAAGCCCCATCACTTCAATCAAACCAATGTTTTCTTTTTTAATGTGATGTAACTCTGCATGAGGATGATAGATACCATCCGGATGTTCTTTTGAGGTTTTATTATTTCTCAGTACCATATCCAGCTCAAATAACTCTCCACGTCTTCTTGCGATAGGCGTGATCGTATTATGAGGTATTTCGTTTGAATGTGAATGGATGTTCAACTCATGATTATCGTAAGAAAGCCAAGTTCTCCACACTTTAATAGCATGTTTGAGAACATCCTCTTTTTCACCTGTTATTCGTAATAATGACATTGGCCACTTTACCATCCCAATGGTCACATTATCTTTCCTATACTCTTTTAAGATAGGTGCTCTTTCAATAGGAAAGGAGTAATGCCCCCCTTGGAAATGGTCATGTGAAAGGATGGACCCTCCAACAATTGGTAAATCTGCATTCGATCCAATAAAATAATGTGGGAACCATTCCACAAATTCAAGTAATCGGCCAAAGGTGTCACCTGAGATCTTCATAGGTACATGTTCATTTCGAAAAACAATCGAATGCTCCTGGTAGTAGAGATAAGGAGAATATTGCATAAACCATTCTTCCCCATTAAGAGTTACAGGTATAATTCGATGATTGGAACGGGCAGGATGCGCTAGTGTCCCCTTGTACCCCTCGTTTTCTTTACAAAGCAAGCAAACTGGGTAATTGTTTTTAGGTAATGATTTTAGTTTTTCAATTTCCTTTGGATCTTTTTCCGGTTTGGAAAGGTTGATTGTAATATCCAAATCCCCATATGATGTTTTTGTTTTCCACTCTACATTCTCTGCTATTCGATCTAAACGAATGTAATTGCTCGCCTTACTAATATGATAAAAGTATTCTGTCGCTGCCCTAGGGCTTTCCTTATAGCGCTCTTGGAAGGTTCTCGCAATTTCAGAAGGCCGTGCCAAAAGGCAATCCATCAATTGAGCTTCTAAAATGTCTCTTTCAGTTAGGGTGTTTTCTGAAAGTCTATTATTTTCATAGCTCCAATTTAAAATAAAAGAAATATCATAATGAAAATCCTCACAGTGGTTAAATTCAAAAGAAAGCTCGCTACTTCCAGGCAAGTTGAGAACCCCATAAACACGATTGCGCACGTAGTTTTTATCACGTTCCATAAACAGCTTCATCTCTTGCCCATATTGAAGCAATCTTTCTATTTTTTCATAGATATCACTGTTCACCATGCTAACTCACCTCATGTATTAAGATTTCTTTCGCTCCTTCTCCAACCTTAGCTATATAAAATTCTGCTTCCCAGCCTATTTTCTTTTGATACTCTCTTCCTACTTCCTTTATAAAACTATTAACTTTTCTGTCTGCTACAATGTTGACAGTGCAGCCGCCAAATCCTGCTCCGGTCATCCTTGCCCCAATGGTTCCTTCTTGTTCTCTTGCTAACTCTACTAAGGTATCCAGCTCTAAACCAGTAACCTCGTAATCTTCTTTTAACGATTGATGCGATTCATTCATTAACACACCAAATAGTGCAAGGTTACCCTCACTCAAAGCTTGTGCCGCTTTTTTCGTTCGGTGATTTTCTGTAATAACGTGTTGCACTCTTTTTATCTCCGTTGCTTCTAGCAGGTGCCCATATTCCCGTAACTGCTCCAAAGTAATATCAGATACTGTCTCAAGAGGAATGACAGATTTTAATTTGGATAAGGCAGACTCACACGATTCTCTACGCTGATTGTAGGCTGAACTTGCCAAGCCTCGTTGCTTGTTGGTGTTAGCAATTACGATCGAATAATTTTCAAGCTCTAATGGCAAATATTCATACTTTAATGAATCACAGTGCAGCATTACAGCATGATGATTTTTCCCCATACCAATCGCAAACTGATCCATTATTCCGCAATTAACACCGATAAAATGATTCTCTACATCTTTAGCGAGCTTTACCATCTCAAGCATGGAAAACCCTGCCTCAAATAATTCATTTAACATCACGGCTGTTACCAGTTCAATGGACGCAGAGGAAGAAAGGCCCGCCCCATTTGGTATGTTTCCTTCAAAGGCAATATCAAGTCCAGTCACCTTCACACCTTTATGATAAAAAGCCTGAATGACGCCTTTGGGATAATTTGCCCAATCATCTTTTGCTTCATAGGAAAGCTCATCTAACGAGAAAGAGATAATGCCTTTATCAGGGAAATTTTTTGAATAAAGGCGAAACTGCCTGTCTTCTCTTTTTTTAACACTAGCATAAGTGCCAATTTCTAAGGCACATGGCAAGACGTAGCCTCCGTTATAATCGGTATGTTCTCCAATCAGATTTACTCTTCCCGGAGCAAAAAACATTCTAAATGGACCTTTTGCATCAAACGTTTCATTCATTGTTTTTATTAATGTTGATGGTAGTGTCATTCCGTATTCCTCCCGTCTACCGCTTCCAAAACCCAAACCTTTGATTGATAGTCTCCTAGTAGTTGTGTTTGATTGTTTTTCCCTGTACCTGTAAATAACGGAGGAACTTGAAGTCCAATATTCATTAGTTCATCTCCAAGATAGGTGATGTACTCCCCTTGAACCTGGTACATTTGATCAGAATCCAAGCCATCTAACGGAATGGAAACAAAGCTAGGATTAGGAACTGCCATTTTTCTATAAAAAGCGACAATGGCTTTCTTTTTATCAGGAGAAACCACCATCCATGCCGTATCATTGGATTCAAACGGACTTTTCAGCCTGAAAAATGTCCCATATTGTAGCAAGTGTCGGTGCTTTTTATAAAATGCCACCTGCTGTTCTACTTCTTGTTTTTCTTCCTCTGTAAAACTTGTTGCATCAAGCTCATAACCAAATGCACCAAACATGGAGACATGAAACCGTGTCAACAGGCTTGTAATTCTTCCAGTTTGATGATTTGGTACACTTGAAACATGTGCTCCCATCATAGAGGATGGATAAGCATAAGAAGTGCCGTACTGGATGTTTAGCCGCTCTATCGCATCTGTATTATCACTTGTCCAGGCTTGGGGCATATAATAGAGCATTCCCGGATCAAATCTATTGCCTCCACTTGCACACGATTCAAATAATACTTCTGGAAATTCCTCTGTAAGCTTCTCGAGCATCGTATACAAGCCGAGAATATATCGGTGTGCTACCTCCCCTTGTTGAGAGCTATCTAGAAAACTTGATCCGATTTCCGTCATGTTCCGATTCATGTCCCATTTGACATATTCAATGTTTGCTGAGGATAGAATATCTCTTAATCGATCTAAAATATAGCACCTGACCTCTTCTTGAGTGAGATCTAAAATATATTGATTTCTCCCGTGTGCATGCTTGAATCCTTTGTGTTTCAACACCCATTCGGGATGCTTTTTATAGAGCAAGCTTTCCTTTGAAATCATTTCAGGCTCAAACCATAAGCCAAATTTCATGCCTCGTGCATTTATGTTTTTCGCTAATCCACGAAGTCCACTTTTTAACTTCTTTTTGTCTTCAAACCAATCTCCTAAAGAGGAGGTATCGTCATTCCTATTTAAGAACCACCCATCATCAAGAACGAACAGCTCGATTCCCACGTCGCTAGCTACATCAGCAATACTAAGAAGCTTGTCTTCATCAAAATCAAAATAAGTTGCTTCCCAATTATTGATAAGAATAGGACGTTCTTTATCTCTCCAAATGCCACGGGCAATATGCTTTTGCAAAAAATGATGCAGTGACTGACTCATACCATTAAAGCCTTTATCCGAATAAACTAGCAATGCTTCTGGGGAATGAAAACTTTCGAATTTTCTCAACTGCCATCGAAAGTCAAAAGAGTTGATGCCAAGATAAGCTCGTGCTGTTTCATAGTGGTCCACTTCTACTCCAGCTAGAAAATTACCGCTGTATACAAGACTAAATCCATACACTTCCCCACTGTTTTCATTTGTATCTCTTTTGGCAAGTGCCATAAATGGGTTATGCTGAGAGCTGCTTGTTCCTCTTTTACTATCTATCGATTGCACACCATGCTGTAACTCGCGTTTATGGAGATGTCTTTCACGAATCCAAGCCCCATCCAATTGGAGCATGGTATAATCTTTTGTTGGAAAATCTACACTAGCGCTTAATAATCTATTAATTTCTATATGCTTTGGGCCATTGTTTGTTAATCTAGAGCTTCTAGTCACCATGTTTTGTTTCTCAAATACCGTGTAGAAAAGTTCAAGCGTTGCTGGTTGTTCACTATCTTCTAAAATAATGGTCAAAGTAGTAGCGTCCATATCATTCTCTACATAGGAGGATGGCAAACCATTAATACCAGGCTTTCCTTTTTGAACGTTAAAGCTTTTAAATCGAAAATCGCTTATTCTACTTCCATTTTCATACCAAAGTTGAAGTGCTGGCTCTCTAAAATCCGAGCTTCCATACGTAGGATACTCCTGTTTGATGGCTTCTAAAGAATATCTGCCGTTCCCTTCAAAAGGAAAGGTTGCGTTTCCAATGTCTTCATTAGGCCGGACAACTAAATGAGAAAAGCTGTTACGATGCGTTACCTTTTTTCCATAATAGAGGTGCTCCAACTGATCATTTTCCATGACATGAAATAGATAGCTGAAATCTTTTCCTTGAAGATGGAATTGTAACGAGTCTTCATTTATGAATATTGGCATCTACCATCTACTCCTCTACTATTACTTTACTGCACTACCAAGCATTCCTGAGATAAAGTGACGCTGCAAGGCAAGAAAGAACACGATAATTGGGATAGTTGCCAATGTCACCCCAGCCATTACCTGACCATAGTCAATTCTTGAAAGTCCAAATAAACTTGATAATGCAACAGGCATTGTATACATATCAGTCGTTGCTGTTGCAATTAACGGCCATAGGAAACTGTTCCACTGAAACATGAACAAGAAGATGGCCGTTGCTGCAAGAGCAGGTTTCATAGAAGGCAACACAATACGGAAGAAGATTTTCCACTCACCAGCTCCATCAATTCTTCCTGCTTCAATAAGGGAGTTTGGAAAGGCCAGCATATTTTGTCTCATCAAAAATATCGCAAAAGGATAAGCGAGATTTGGTAAGATCAACGCTTTGTATGTATTAATCCAGCCAAATGCCACCATCATTTTAAATAACGGAACAACTGTTGCATGATATGGCACCATCATAGAAAGTAAAAAGATAATAAAGATGATGTTTCTTCCTTTGAACTCAAACTTTGCGAACGCATAGGCTGCCAATGTACAAACAATTAAGCTAATAATCGTGTAGGTGCCTGCAACAAACATAGAATTGAACATTACCCTGCCAATCCCGATAGAGTTGTTCAAGTTGGTGACATTTTCAATCAACTGATTTCCTGGTAATAATTCTGGTGGCTTAGAGAACATTTTTCCACTTGTATTGGTCGCACCTATCACTGCCCAGTAAAAAGGGAAAAGAGAGACAAGTGCACCAAGTCCTAAACCAATATATAAGAATACTTTGTTTAATGCTTTCGTATTTTTCTTCATTTGTCATCCCCCGTCACTTTAAATTGAATAAAGGAAACGATCGCTATAAGCACAACGATTACATAGGCGATCGTTGATGCATAACCAAAGTCGAAGTAGCGGAAACCAGTTTGATACAAATACATCCCTAAAGTTAATGTTGCATCACTTGGTCCACCCTTTGTTAG
Proteins encoded:
- a CDS encoding galactokinase, translated to MTLPSTLIKTMNETFDAKGPFRMFFAPGRVNLIGEHTDYNGGYVLPCALEIGTYASVKKREDRQFRLYSKNFPDKGIISFSLDELSYEAKDDWANYPKGVIQAFYHKGVKVTGLDIAFEGNIPNGAGLSSSASIELVTAVMLNELFEAGFSMLEMVKLAKDVENHFIGVNCGIMDQFAIGMGKNHHAVMLHCDSLKYEYLPLELENYSIVIANTNKQRGLASSAYNQRRESCESALSKLKSVIPLETVSDITLEQLREYGHLLEATEIKRVQHVITENHRTKKAAQALSEGNLALFGVLMNESHQSLKEDYEVTGLELDTLVELAREQEGTIGARMTGAGFGGCTVNIVADRKVNSFIKEVGREYQKKIGWEAEFYIAKVGEGAKEILIHEVS
- a CDS encoding UDP-glucose--hexose-1-phosphate uridylyltransferase — encoded protein: MVNSDIYEKIERLLQYGQEMKLFMERDKNYVRNRVYGVLNLPGSSELSFEFNHCEDFHYDISFILNWSYENNRLSENTLTERDILEAQLMDCLLARPSEIARTFQERYKESPRAATEYFYHISKASNYIRLDRIAENVEWKTKTSYGDLDITINLSKPEKDPKEIEKLKSLPKNNYPVCLLCKENEGYKGTLAHPARSNHRIIPVTLNGEEWFMQYSPYLYYQEHSIVFRNEHVPMKISGDTFGRLLEFVEWFPHYFIGSNADLPIVGGSILSHDHFQGGHYSFPIERAPILKEYRKDNVTIGMVKWPMSLLRITGEKEDVLKHAIKVWRTWLSYDNHELNIHSHSNEIPHNTITPIARRRGELFELDMVLRNNKTSKEHPDGIYHPHAELHHIKKENIGLIEVMGLAVLPGRLKEELELLEEYLIADTPVHHWEEKMKKHYEWYKELKKKYKNVYPADWPVVIKNEVGYKFEKVLEHAGVFKQDVHGMEALDQFINSL
- a CDS encoding DUF5107 domain-containing protein, whose translation is MRKSTFKGLKCVILENESIQAIFLPDYGGKLASFIDKKRNKEWLFQSKEASLEIPPYGADFSAYDSSGFDDVFPSIDRCLCPESGKEVPDHGEVWALPWEMETKNEILSLKVKSPVFPYILCKDIRLKSNGLHFHYRVINLDNERPFYYIWTPHALLHCSTSTEFLTESHMKTIMSVEHGSEHLGEWGTIHSYPLTTSIKTGDLLDLSKVEAVEAGNCEKYYFLEKAKSGKCGVKDMATGAFLMYEYPPEKIPYLAVWKTQGGYRGDYNIALEPCTGVYDNLYVAHAIKKASSVEPGRESSWWFEMKVGGE
- a CDS encoding alpha-galactosidase translates to MPIFINEDSLQFHLQGKDFSYLFHVMENDQLEHLYYGKKVTHRNSFSHLVVRPNEDIGNATFPFEGNGRYSLEAIKQEYPTYGSSDFREPALQLWYENGSRISDFRFKSFNVQKGKPGINGLPSSYVENDMDATTLTIILEDSEQPATLELFYTVFEKQNMVTRSSRLTNNGPKHIEINRLLSASVDFPTKDYTMLQLDGAWIRERHLHKRELQHGVQSIDSKRGTSSSQHNPFMALAKRDTNENSGEVYGFSLVYSGNFLAGVEVDHYETARAYLGINSFDFRWQLRKFESFHSPEALLVYSDKGFNGMSQSLHHFLQKHIARGIWRDKERPILINNWEATYFDFDEDKLLSIADVASDVGIELFVLDDGWFLNRNDDTSSLGDWFEDKKKLKSGLRGLAKNINARGMKFGLWFEPEMISKESLLYKKHPEWVLKHKGFKHAHGRNQYILDLTQEEVRCYILDRLRDILSSANIEYVKWDMNRNMTEIGSSFLDSSQQGEVAHRYILGLYTMLEKLTEEFPEVLFESCASGGNRFDPGMLYYMPQAWTSDNTDAIERLNIQYGTSYAYPSSMMGAHVSSVPNHQTGRITSLLTRFHVSMFGAFGYELDATSFTEEEKQEVEQQVAFYKKHRHLLQYGTFFRLKSPFESNDTAWMVVSPDKKKAIVAFYRKMAVPNPSFVSIPLDGLDSDQMYQVQGEYITYLGDELMNIGLQVPPLFTGTGKNNQTQLLGDYQSKVWVLEAVDGRNTE
- a CDS encoding carbohydrate ABC transporter permease, with amino-acid sequence MKKNTKALNKVFLYIGLGLGALVSLFPFYWAVIGATNTSGKMFSKPPELLPGNQLIENVTNLNNSIGIGRVMFNSMFVAGTYTIISLIVCTLAAYAFAKFEFKGRNIIFIIFLLSMMVPYHATVVPLFKMMVAFGWINTYKALILPNLAYPFAIFLMRQNMLAFPNSLIEAGRIDGAGEWKIFFRIVLPSMKPALAATAIFLFMFQWNSFLWPLIATATTDMYTMPVALSSLFGLSRIDYGQVMAGVTLATIPIIVFFLALQRHFISGMLGSAVK